The genomic DNA AATGCAAGCAAATGGGTAAGTCAGTATGTTATCTAATCGATCTAATAAAGGCAAGAAAGATTTGTCTGTTTGCTTTCCTACTCTTGCGTCTAGCTCTCTTTTTTGTAAGAACTCTAAATCATCTTTACAATGCTCTAATGCAAAACCAATTACATATTTTAAAAATCTCTCTGCTAAAGCTATGTTATCAGCTAAATCATAAAAAGCCATTTCAGGTTCTACCATCCAGAACTCGGCTAAGTGCCGGGTAGTGTTAGAGTTTTCAGCCCTAAAAGTTGGACCAAATGTATATACTTCTGCCAAACCTAAGGCTGCTGCCTCAGCTTCGAGCTGGCCAGAAACAGTCAAACTTGTTTTTTGCCCAAAAAAGTCTCTTTTAAAATCAACTTGCCCTTGTGGTGTTTTAGGTAGCTGCTCCATGTTTAAAGTAGTTACACTAAACATTTCTCCTGCTCCCTCAGCATCTACAGCTGTAATAATGGGTGTGTGTAGATATACAAAGCCCTGCTCATGAAAGAACTGATGAATGGCGTAGCTAATAGCATGGCGTATGCGAAATACTGCACTAAAAGTATTAGTCCGAAAGCGTAGATGCGCTATTTCTCGTAAAAATTCTAATGAGTGCTTCTTAGGCTGTAACGGATAATCTGTTGCAGTACCTAGTATTTCTATAGTGTCAGCTTGTAACTCTATGGCTTGGTTTCCTCCTTGAGAAGCTATAACAGTACCACAAACAGATAAGCTCACACCTGTGGCAATATGCTGCATAATATCTTCTGCAAACTTCTCGGGCTCTGTTACAATTTGTAGATTATGGATAGTAGAACCGTCATTTAGCATTATAAAAACTACTTGCTTACTAATACGCTTGGTTCTTACCCAACCCTTTATACAGACTTTTGTTCCAACAGGGTTAGCAATGAATAATTCTTTAATTTTAATTCTCTTCACAAGTTTGTATTTTATTAAATTCGTGTATGATAAATTTATAAAGTAGCACCTATAACTTACTTTTACTAAAGTAAATTAAGTATAATTAAGTCCTATTTATGGTAACTAATTTATTACAAATAAAAATTCACACAAAGTTAGGTCAATATTACTTAAATGTAGTTTTTAGTAAAAATATATTATATAAAATCCTTTATGCAAAAATTACGTTTAACCCAAAAACTTACTCAAAAGTTAACCCCTCAACAAATTCAATTAGTAAAGCTTTTACAAATTCCTTCCATAGATATTAATGCACGTATACAGCAAGAATTAGCAGAAAACCCTGTTTTAGAACCAGCTAATGATAATGTTGAGTATCTGCAAGAAGCTGAAGATAATTCTGCTATAGATACGATGACTGTTGGTTATATAGATGAGTTACCACAAAAAAACTACCTTACATATCGCGATTATGAGGCAGAAGAACGATGGCTCAGAAAGGAAGCTTCAGTTCCCAATAGATATTCTTTGCAAGAACAGCTATTAGAACAATTAGAAATGCTTCGTTTGGATGAAGGTCAACATAAGATTGGTGAATACCTTATTGGAAGTTTAGAAACAGATGGTTATATACGGCGTGATTTGGCAGCGCTTGCTAATGATCTTTTATTAACACAATATATTCAGACCAATGAAACAGAAGTAGAAACAATACTTAAAAAAATACAGACATTTGATCCTCCTGGAATCGGCGCTAGAAGCTTACAAGAATGCTTGCTTATTCAGCTAAATAGGCAACCATCTAAGCCTGTACGTAATATGGCTATTCAAATCTTAAATCAGACTTTTGAATTGTTTACCAAAAAACATTATTCCCAAATTATTAAAAAACTTGCCATAGAAGATCAGGAACTTTTTAAGGAAGCGTTAGAACTTATTGCAAAGCTAAATCCTAAACCAGGTGGAACATTAGGTTCAGATATTCAACAAAACCAGATTTTATATCCAGATTTTCTAGTCACTAAGCATAACCAACAATTGGAGGTACGGTTGAATGCTTATAATACACCTGAGCTTAGACTGAGCAGGAGCTATATACACATTTTAGAAACCTCTCAGAAACTAGGTAAAGACAAAAAAAAGAGTCCCAGCTTACAAGCAGCTTCTTCTTTTGTTAAACAAAAAGCAGAGTCAGCAAAGTGGTTTATAGAAGCATTGAACCAGCGTAAAAAGACGCTTTTGCGTACCATGCAGGCTATAGTACAGTTGCAATACGATTTTTTTATGGAAGAAGATGAAAGTAAGCTTAAACCGATGATATTAAAAGATGTAGCAAAAATTATTGAAATGGATATTTCTACAGTTTCTAGAATTGTTAATAATAAATCTGTGCAAACACAGTTTGGCATTTACCCTCTTAAATTCTTCTTTACTGAAGCTATCAGTACTACTATGGGAGAAGATGTAAGTAGTAAAGCTGTAAAACAAGCATTGCTAGAACTTATTCAACAAGAGAGCAAACAACAACCTTATGCAGATGAGCAACTTACTGCTATGCTTGTTGATAAGGGTTATCATATAGCACGTCGTACTGTAGCTAAATATAGGGAGCAGCTTAATATGCCTGTAGCTAGGTTAAGGAAAGAACTGTAGGGGGAGTTATTATGTATAGTTTCGGGCCTTATGTAATAAGATTGTCTAGCCGACCCAAGTCTAAGTTATATGTAACAATTACTAAGGTAATTAAAGGTGAAAGCTTTATGAATTGCTACAAGGTGCTAAATTGTAGTAAGGCACTACAAGTAAGTTTACATTATAATAAGAGTGCTCTAGATATTAATTATATTCGATAAATATGGATGTGCCTTATGCTAATAATATAAATTATTGGAGTTCTATTTTTGTTAGTCAAAACGAGCAAGCCTATTATGCTGAAGTCGGCTGTGGAGTTGCTGCGTTGACGGTGCTCTTAAAAAGAATAAACCTTACGCCACTTTCAACATAGGAAGAACTTTGTAATGAGCTTCGGATTACTGTACCACCTTTAGCAAAGGGGTACAGTAAGGATGAGCCTGAAATAGGACTTTATCCAGAGGATTTATTTAGGTATACTATTCGAAAAGTACTTAATTTTTGGATGTATTTTTTTGAAGTTGAGTGGGCAGTACCTTTACAAAAGGCACCTATAATGGTTCTCATGGCGGGCAATGAAGAAGAATTTGGTTTAAACTCTCATTGGATTATATTGGTAAATGTTATAAATAGATTCTTTGTGTACCTAGATCCTTGGTATAAAAGCGACCAGAACTATATCAGGCATATTTCAATTGTTGATTTTCGGCGCTATTATACTGGTATTGCTTTATAAATTAATATGTAGCTTTTAACCATATGCTAGGTAACGTCTTCAATATAGAGACGTATAATACTGTTGGTGGAATAGCTAAAAAATATAAATTCGAACTTAAGACTGCTATACAGGTCAATTAAATATTGTTTATGTTTAAAAAATATAGTAATATAATATTACGCACAGGTTCTAGCCTGGTTGGTATTCCTCTTGTTGTCAGCCTCATATACTGGAATGCATGGGGATACTTTTTACTTTTTTTTATAATACTAATAGGTACGTTGCTAGAATTTTACAAACTTATCAGCAACCAAGAAACGGCTCCCCTCCGCATATGGGGACTGACGTTTGCTGGGTTACTGTATATATTTAGCTTTCTATATGCAAGTGCTATTATGCCAGGTACATATTTCTATTCGACTATACCTCTATTAACTTCTATTTACTTTATTATGCTTTACAAAAAAAATGTCTATAAACCCTTTTCAAGCATAGCTTACACTTTCTTAGGCATTATTTATATAGGTATACCATTTACTTTATTACATTTTATTGCTTTTTATAAGGGCGTTTATCATTATGAGTTTATATTAGGTATTTTATTTACCATATGGGCAAATGATATAGGGGCGTATTTAGTAGGTTCTTTTTGGACCTTTTGGGAAAGGCACCACCTTTTTAAGCGTATTTCTCCTAAAAAGTCTTGGGAAGGCAGCATAGGAGGGGGGATACTTACGCTGTTGGTAGCTTATGCTATGTCTCGCTATTATACAAGCTGGAATATGGCTGAGTGGATGATAGTAGGAGCTATTGCTGTGGTGGCTGGTACCTATGGTGATTTAATAGAATCGTTGCTAAAAAGAAGCTTGCAAATTAAGGATTCAGGCAGTATTATTCCTGGACATGGTGGTCTTTTAGATCGCTTTGATAGTTTTTTGCTAGTAGTACCTCTGGTTGTAGCATTCAACACTGCTGGGCAAGAAATGAATTTTGTAAAAAATACAAATAAGAAAGCAGCTATGAATTACACATTAACGAATGATGATAGTCCTTTTGAGTCTATGCTCAAACATGTCAATGATGCTTCACAAATCATTGGCTTAGATGAGAAAATTTATAATGTATTACAATCACCTGATAAGCAAGTTATTGTATCTTTGCCTATTATAATGGATGATGGTACGGTACAAGTCTTTAAAGGTTATAGAGTTATCTATTCAAGATTACTAGGTCCTTCTAAGGGCGGTATACGTTATAATTCTCATGTAGAATTAGATGAGGTAAAGGCATTAGCAGCATGGATGACTTGGAAGTGCGCGTTAGTTGATTTGCCTTTTGGTGGTGCCAAGGGTGGGGTTGAGTGCGATCCTAAGCAACTTTCAGCAGGTGAGCTAGAGCGCTTGACCAGGTCTTATACCACTGCTATGTTAGAAGTTTTTGGTCCTGATAAAGATATTCCTGCTCCTGATATGGGTACTGGACCTAGGGAAATGGCATGGATTATGGATACCTATAATCAAGCACATGGTACAATAACGCCTGCAGTTGTTACAGGTAAGCCTGTGGCCATAGGTGGTTCACTAGGTCGAGTAGAAGCTACAGGAAGAGGTATTATGGTAAGTACACTTGCTGCCTTACAGCAACTAAAGATAAATGTGAAAAATGCGACGGTTGCCATACAAGGTTTTGGTAATGTGGGTAGTTATACAGCTCAATTATTACAAGAAAAGGGTGCTAAAATTGTTGCTATTAGCGACCTCTCTGGTGCTTATTATAGTGCCAATGGTATTGATATACAACAAGCTATTGCACATAAAGCTAAATATGGAAGATTGACAGGTTTGCTAGGTACTAAAGAATTACCTAACCAAGATTTGTTAACCCTTGCTGTAGATGTACTAATACCGGCTGCTTCGCCAAATGCAATAACACATGAGAACGCACACCAAGTCCAAGCAAAGCTTATTGTAGAAGGAGCAAATGGTCCTCTTACAGCAGAAGCAGATGAAATTATTCATAATCATAAAAATATTATGGTAATACCTGATATCTTAGCAAATGCTGGAGGGGTAGTAGTATCTTATTTTGAATGGGTACAAAATAGGCAAGGTACTAAATGGCCTATAGAAAAAGTTTACCAAAAAGCTGATTATATAATACAGGATGCTTACAATAGGGTATATGAGGCTTCTAAAAAGTATCAGACCTCTATGCGAAAAGCAGCGTATATAGTTGCCGTTAACAAGGTCGCACAAGCTTATCAGTTGCGTTCCACACTTAAAAAATAATATGTTGCGTATTCATAAAGAAGGAAAAATAATAATTCGTAATAGCTTATTCATTTTGTTATTGCTTAATCTTGCACTTATAGGCGGGGTACGTATGAGTAAGTCGGTTACCACAGCTTTAGGAATAAGTTCTACTTTGCTAGGGCTTTGGATACTCTATTTTTTTCGTAATCCAACCAGGTTAATAAACAAGCAAGAGGAGCTTATATTATCACCTGCAGATGGTAAAGTAGTAGCTATCAAGCAGATCTATGAAGACGAGTATTTTAAAGAAGAACGTATACAGATAAGTATTTTCATGTCACCTTTTAACGTGCATGTAAATCGTAGCCCTATTTCTGGTGTGTTAGAATATTTTAAATACCATCCTGGAAAATATTTGGTTGCTTTTCATCCTAAGTCTAGTACTAAAAATGAACGTACTACTGCAGTAGTAAAACGTATAGATGGCATAGAAGTACTCTTCCGGCAAATAGCTGGCTTTGTAGCTAGAAGGATTAAGTTTTATCCTAAAGTAGGTGATGAAGTCCATCAAGGAGATGAGGTAGGGTTTATTAAGTTTGGGTCTAGGTTAGATATTTTTCTTCCACTAAATGCAGATATACAGGTAAACTTAAAAGAACATGTGCGAGGTGGTAAATCAATAATAGCTAAGATTGCTAGTGAAGAAGAGGAATAACAAGACTTTGTAGTTAGCTAGGGCATAAGCTAAGAATTAATAGGACAATGAATTGTTCTAGAACTGCAAACTAAATGACCTAAAAAGCTTTGTTTCTAATATAGATTTATCTTACGCTGAAGCATTCCACATAGCCATCTCTTCCTATTTTTAAATAAACACTATACATGTTGGTTTGCTAAAACCTTGTGAAATTTATTCTAATGATTGGCTTTCTAAATTAATCATAGTACGTTTATTTCTAAAATAAATCATAAGTGCTATGAATAAATTGATATGGAAGTTTAGCTTATTACAACTCTTGCTAATAAGTTGTGGTACTCCAAAACCAATAGAAGAAGTTGTTGTGCAGGCCTTTGACAAGAAGACGGGCATAATGGTTCACTCTAAAGAAGTTGCTGACTTAGATGTTTACCAAGTTTTAGAATTTCCTGAAGAAGAGAAGAATCGTAATCATTATGGTGATCGTGGTACAGAAGATATAGCATATCTTGTAATGCATTATACTGTTTGTAATTTTCCAGCGACTATGCGTCTTTTTACATCGGATATTCCTGAGGGTAGAGTAAGTGCACATTATGTGGTTACAGAAGAAGAGAGAGAAAGAGATGTTCAGGGAGGCATGGTTTTTCAAGTAGTTCCAGAAGAAAAAACAGCTTGGCATGCAGGTATTAGCTATTGGAGAGGAGAACAAGGCCTTAACTTAAGATCTATTGGAGTTGAAAATGTTAATAAAGGTTTTGTTGGTAAGGAATCAGAGTATCCTAACTGGTTTACTTTTGATAAAAAACAGATAAGATCTTTAGGCACCTTGAGCCAATATATTGTAAATAGTTATAATATAGCTCCGCAAAATGTAGTAGGGCATGCGGATATTGCTCCTACAAGAAAACAAGACCCTGGTATCCTTTTTCCTTGGGAAAAGCTATACACACATTATGGAGTAGGCGCATGGCTTACAGAAGATGAAAGAGATGAAAAGGCTATAGCAGAAAGATTTACTCCTAAAGAGAAACTACCACAAGGTATTAGCGAAGCTTTTCTTTTAACGTGTTTGCAAGCTTACGGATATAATTGTACTGAAGTAGGTTATATGACACCAGAAAATACTTCAATTGTTAAAGCTTTTAAAGCACATTTTTCTAGAAATCAGTATCCCTACACTTATGATGCTAGCATTGATAGAACAGATATGCTATGGGTATGGGGATTAAGTGAAAAGTATAAATAGGAGTAAACTGGTTAGTAAATTATCGGTACAGTACACGTTTACAGAATACACACAAGTCTAAGTTGCTATTTTTATCTGAAAAAGTGGTATTGTTAAATTAAGATAGGCAGCTGATTATTTAGCTTGGCCATTAGCAGGTTGAGCGATTTTTCTATCATGTGCACCTGTTTGCTATAGCATTTTCCTTTACGCTTAAATCTTGCTAAATAGTGCCTAATTAAGCTATTATATCCTTCCACTGTATAAGTTTCTGATTTGCTTTGTCGGTGTTTATCTTTTGGAATAAACTGCTGGTAGCTTTTCCAATAATCACTACAATACAGCTTGCCTATATCCTTGACGCGCCCCCATAACTTCAATCCGGTTTGTGTCGAGCGATCTCCACACACATATGATATAAAACGCTTGCTCAATCTATCAACAGCTATCCATATCCAGCAGTAGACTTTTTTGAACCCACATATGTGTGTATTTCATCCATCTCGACTATATCTACTTGATCTTGTCTTTCTGGTAAACTTACTTGATCTCCACATGCTTTTACCCATTGATAGACTGTTCCATAGCTTATGTTGAGTATACGGCCTATAGCTCGAAATCCTAATCCTTCTAAGTATAATTGCAACGCTTTTCGCTTAGTAGATAGAGGTTTAACATCTGATTTGTGACTAACTGTGTAAGGGAAACGGCAACTTTTACACTGGTAGCGCTGTCTACCTCTAACAATTCCATCTTTACAGCTTTGAGTATTATTACATCGAGGACAATTCATACTTTTTCCTCTAACTTACTAATCCTATCCCAATTTAACAATACCGAAAAAGTTAGTTATCCATTAAGCTAGCTGTCAAATATAAAAGGAGCGCTTATATGTTAGCTATAAAGATTATTGGTTGGTTGCAAAGTAAAATAGGCTCTTGTAGGTATTGGTAATCTTGTACACCTATGAACGCTTACGTAATATACAGAAAAAGCTACCCTTCACCTGATTTGAGTATAGTTATGGTAACAATTTGCCGAGCGAATACTATAAATTTATACCTGAACTGTGGCTTGAATAAGCGGATCTCTTTTTCCGAGCTGTCTCAATGTATTAACCCTATATCGGATAGAAATCTAAGCGCGCATAAAAGCCGATTGTTGAAACCTTATAAAAAATAAGAATTACGCTTTTAAATGAGAGGCCTGCTATAAATAAAGTTTAATTTGCTTAATACAAAAGTTTGTTCTCTTCTACTTTGCGTATATCTTCTTTAGTTTTATCTGCTTGAAGCGGAATTCTCATACTAATATAATAGTTGACTCCAAAGACATCTTCATCATTCAAACCCCAGCCTATAATATCAAAAGGATTATGTGAAGTAATGGTACTGATCTTTTTAGCGAACTTATAACGGGCAGTACAACCTATATAAATCCATTCCCATACTTTGACACGAACACCTGCCACTATTTCAAACCAATGGGCTTTAAGTTTACTAGTTTCATCTACCTTATCTTTATAAATATCTCCCCAAAATTTAACTTCTTCATCCTTTGTGTTTTTTCCTTTCTCTTGTGTCAGCTTACCATATAATTCATCTCTACAATGAGCTTGACTATACCTGAGTCCTAAAAAGGCAGCATTATGGTCTACACTATTGCTTATAAAATTATAGTTAAATCCTATACGGAAATATTGACCTATATTGGATGAAATAGCTTGAAGTTTTGAGGGTGGATTTTTTCTAGCAATAGTACCTAAGCCATATTCTCCTTCTAAAAGAATTCTGTTAAGATCTAAACTAGCATTGAATTCGTATTGTGCTCCTGTTTTTTCATACCAGATATAGTAAAGAGGGCGCGTTACATCAAAACCTACTTGTAAACCAGTAGGCAATATATCCTTTATTTTTGCAGAGCTAGTAGAACCTATACTTAGCAAACCTATTACTAATAATATGTTAATATTGTATCTCAACATTAGGTTTATCTTTTTCTTCTGATGTTTCGTGTTTAGCCTTCTTTAGAGAAGGCTTGCGAATGGTTCCTTTTGTAAAAGAAGTTTCTACGCTATCTATAATATACTCTTGTTGCATACCACAACTAGGAGAGATTAAGGAAGCTACCCTGGTATAAAATATTGTTAAATTACCAAGCCTCACAGAGTCGTCAATACTATCTGAAGCCTTATAGAAGAATAGTGTAACCTTATTATTTCTTGGGTGAAGGTAAAAAATATATTGATTTTTTGCACTTCCTGCTTGTTTGATTGGGACTTTACCTGGATTCTCGTTGTCATACTCGATCTTACTTATCTTTAACTCGTTTTCCCCTTTAAACTCGACTACTGCCATATTTATATATATACTTCTACAATCTTCAAAATCCCTACAAGCCATAATACCCAATAGTAATATGGTAATAACAACAAATGAGTAATATTGCGGCTTAAATTTTGGTAAGTGCATAGGTCTCTTTAGTATTTTTTTTTATATTATATGGCCTCACCTTTGAATAAATATATTTCTATTTTAAAATATAGTAAGGTAAATCTTACTTTTTATTCTACAAGTTAGCTTTTTTATACCAATGTAAAGATAAATGTTACTTATTTGCGTAGTAAAGCATGCTTATTCTAGTAACTGCTTTTGCTTTTCTTCTTCTTGTAATACCCTTCTTAAAATTTTGCCTACATTAGATTTGGGTAACATATCTCTAAATTCAATATAACGAGGCACTTTATAATTTGTTAAACGTAACCTACAATAGTTTATTAACTCCTCTACAGTTAGCGATGGATCTTTTTTAACTACAAAAAGCTTGACTACTTCTTTACCACCTTCTTCCCACGTTCCAACAGCAGCAGCTTCTAATACTTTAGGACACATAAGGGCTATATTTTCTATTTCATTAGGGTATACGTTAAACCCAGATACGTTAATCATTTCCTTTTTTCTGTCCAATATTTTGACATATCCATCAGGAGTCATTGTAGCTATGTCGCCTGTTTGTAACCAACCTTCGTGGAATGCTTGCTCTGTTTCCTCTGGATTGTTCCAATAAGACTCCATAATTTGTGGCCCTTTTGCAAGCAAATGACCAGGCTGTCCAGGCTCTACTTCTTTATTGTTCTCATCTACTATTTTGATAAGGGTGCTAGGTAGCGGCACTCCTACTGTTCCTTTACGTTGACTGCCATTCGGTAAATTGCAGGTGAGACATGGTGATGCTTCTGTAAGTCCATAACCCTCTATAATTGGGATTCCTGTTAGTTTTTCCCATCTGTCTGCTACTGAATCTTGTAAGGCTACGCCCCCTGCAATGCTTACCTTTAAGCTAGAAAAATCAATAGAAGAGAAAGTAGGATGTGCTAATAAGGCATTAAATAATGTATTAACCCCTGTAAGGCAGGTAAATCGATGCTTGCGTAGTTCTTTAATAAAATTCTTAATGTTCCTAGGATTAGTAATAAGAATATTTTTAGCACCTAGATGAATAGGTGCTAGTAGGTTTACAGTTAAGGCAAAAATATGGTAAAGTGGAAGGGCAGTAATCATGACTTCTTTTCCTTCATCGAGCTTAAGTCGCATGAAAGTAAACATCTGCTCCATGTTGGCTATCATGTGTCTATGAGTTAATACCACTCCTTTAGAAATGCCCGTTGTGCCACCTGTATATTGGAGAAATGCAGGTTGTGTTGCAGATGGTGTTACCCGGTTAAATGATACTTTTGATCCTAAGTGTAATGCTTTATTAAAGCTTGTGACTTGCAGTGATTGAGGAAGTTTATAATCTGGTACTAATTTTTTAATATGTTTAACAGTAAAGTTGGTAAAAAACCCTTTGACCTTACCAAGTAAGTCTCCTACTTCAGTAACAATTACTGTTTTAACAGGAGTGTGTTGTACAATAGAAGCTAAATTATGGGCAAAATTAGATAATATGATAATTCCTTTGGTAGTTGCATTTTTAATTTGTTGTTCTAATTCATAAGCAGTATATAAAGGATTAACATTGACTACTACCATACCAGCACGTAGTGCACCAAGCATAGCTATAGGATATTGTAGTAAGTTAGGCAATTGAATAGCTATATGGTCTCCAGGTTTTAGGTTGGTGCAATTTTGTAGATAAGCTGCAAAATTTTGGGTTAATCGGTTTATTTCTGCATATGTTAAAACTTTGCCCATATTTTCTACCATGGGTAAGTTTTTATATTTTTCTAAAGCTTCTTCTAAAAATACGACCAAGGATTCGTAACGATCTGGATTAATCTGAAAAGGTACGGAAGATGGATAGTGTTGTAGCCAGGGATACATTTGCATAATTTTTACAATAAAATGGTTTTAGTACTGCTAATTTTACTTTGAATAGTAATTAGTATCATAGCAGGACTCTTGCACAACTTAAATCTTGTTCATAATTGCATATACGCTTATTGAACTTAATCCATATGTGCTTTAACTTAATCTCAAGTATAAATCAAATACTTCACAAGCTATTTTTCTATAGCAATCTATATTTTATTTAAACTTGGTAATTTCTTGGTTAGTTTATAGAGTCCTTTAGTTTTACAGCAAAAATAAACTTTAAATATATATTTAGCCGAAGTTGACGACAAATAAATAAAATAAATATCTAATTAAAGGTTGTTAATTAAGTTTATCAATAAGGGATATTATTCTCTAGAATATACTGTATAGCTGCCTGACGATCTTTTTCAAAGTCTAATATACCGTATTTAAGCCCTTGTGCTTTTAAATAACAGGCCCAACGTTTCCCATTAG from Candidatus Amoebophilus asiaticus 5a2 includes the following:
- the asnS gene encoding asparagine--tRNA ligase — translated: MKRIKIKELFIANPVGTKVCIKGWVRTKRISKQVVFIMLNDGSTIHNLQIVTEPEKFAEDIMQHIATGVSLSVCGTVIASQGGNQAIELQADTIEILGTATDYPLQPKKHSLEFLREIAHLRFRTNTFSAVFRIRHAISYAIHQFFHEQGFVYLHTPIITAVDAEGAGEMFSVTTLNMEQLPKTPQGQVDFKRDFFGQKTSLTVSGQLEAEAAALGLAEVYTFGPTFRAENSNTTRHLAEFWMVEPEMAFYDLADNIALAERFLKYVIGFALEHCKDDLEFLQKRELDARVGKQTDKSFLPLLDRLDNILTYPFACISYTEAIDILKASQPNKEKKFAYPIDEWGCDLQSEHERYLVEKHFTKPVIITNYPRAIKAFYMHQQEDGKTVAAMDILFPGIGEIIGGSQREERLDKLTEAIQSMGMNSNILQWYLDTRLFGTVPHSGFGLGLERLVQFVTGMDNIRDVIPFPRTPGNAAF
- the rpoN gene encoding RNA polymerase factor sigma-54, which gives rise to MQKLRLTQKLTQKLTPQQIQLVKLLQIPSIDINARIQQELAENPVLEPANDNVEYLQEAEDNSAIDTMTVGYIDELPQKNYLTYRDYEAEERWLRKEASVPNRYSLQEQLLEQLEMLRLDEGQHKIGEYLIGSLETDGYIRRDLAALANDLLLTQYIQTNETEVETILKKIQTFDPPGIGARSLQECLLIQLNRQPSKPVRNMAIQILNQTFELFTKKHYSQIIKKLAIEDQELFKEALELIAKLNPKPGGTLGSDIQQNQILYPDFLVTKHNQQLEVRLNAYNTPELRLSRSYIHILETSQKLGKDKKKSPSLQAASSFVKQKAESAKWFIEALNQRKKTLLRTMQAIVQLQYDFFMEEDESKLKPMILKDVAKIIEMDISTVSRIVNNKSVQTQFGIYPLKFFFTEAISTTMGEDVSSKAVKQALLELIQQESKQQPYADEQLTAMLVDKGYHIARRTVAKYREQLNMPVARLRKEL
- a CDS encoding Glu/Leu/Phe/Val family dehydrogenase, whose translation is MNYTLTNDDSPFESMLKHVNDASQIIGLDEKIYNVLQSPDKQVIVSLPIIMDDGTVQVFKGYRVIYSRLLGPSKGGIRYNSHVELDEVKALAAWMTWKCALVDLPFGGAKGGVECDPKQLSAGELERLTRSYTTAMLEVFGPDKDIPAPDMGTGPREMAWIMDTYNQAHGTITPAVVTGKPVAIGGSLGRVEATGRGIMVSTLAALQQLKINVKNATVAIQGFGNVGSYTAQLLQEKGAKIVAISDLSGAYYSANGIDIQQAIAHKAKYGRLTGLLGTKELPNQDLLTLAVDVLIPAASPNAITHENAHQVQAKLIVEGANGPLTAEADEIIHNHKNIMVIPDILANAGGVVVSYFEWVQNRQGTKWPIEKVYQKADYIIQDAYNRVYEASKKYQTSMRKAAYIVAVNKVAQAYQLRSTLKK
- a CDS encoding phosphatidylserine decarboxylase family protein, which translates into the protein MLRIHKEGKIIIRNSLFILLLLNLALIGGVRMSKSVTTALGISSTLLGLWILYFFRNPTRLINKQEELILSPADGKVVAIKQIYEDEYFKEERIQISIFMSPFNVHVNRSPISGVLEYFKYHPGKYLVAFHPKSSTKNERTTAVVKRIDGIEVLFRQIAGFVARRIKFYPKVGDEVHQGDEVGFIKFGSRLDIFLPLNADIQVNLKEHVRGGKSIIAKIASEEEE
- a CDS encoding N-acetylmuramoyl-L-alanine amidase — encoded protein: MNKLIWKFSLLQLLLISCGTPKPIEEVVVQAFDKKTGIMVHSKEVADLDVYQVLEFPEEEKNRNHYGDRGTEDIAYLVMHYTVCNFPATMRLFTSDIPEGRVSAHYVVTEEERERDVQGGMVFQVVPEEKTAWHAGISYWRGEQGLNLRSIGVENVNKGFVGKESEYPNWFTFDKKQIRSLGTLSQYIVNSYNIAPQNVVGHADIAPTRKQDPGILFPWEKLYTHYGVGAWLTEDERDEKAIAERFTPKEKLPQGISEAFLLTCLQAYGYNCTEVGYMTPENTSIVKAFKAHFSRNQYPYTYDASIDRTDMLWVWGLSEKYK
- a CDS encoding IS1-like element ISCaa4 family transposase (programmed frameshift), which encodes MNCPRCNNTQSCKDGIVRGRQRYQCKSCRFPYTVSHKSDVKPLSTKRKALQLYLEGLGFRAIGRILNISYGTVYQWVKACGDQVSLPERQDQVDIVEMDEIHTYVGFKKVYCWIWIAVDRLSKRFISYVCGDRSTQTGLKLWGRVKDIGKLYCSDYWKSYQQFIPKDKHRQSKSETYTVEGYNSLIRHYLARFKRKGKCYSKQVHMIEKSLNLLMAKLNNQLPILI
- a CDS encoding DUF6048 family protein, which produces MLRYNINILLVIGLLSIGSTSSAKIKDILPTGLQVGFDVTRPLYYIWYEKTGAQYEFNASLDLNRILLEGEYGLGTIARKNPPSKLQAISSNIGQYFRIGFNYNFISNSVDHNAAFLGLRYSQAHCRDELYGKLTQEKGKNTKDEEVKFWGDIYKDKVDETSKLKAHWFEIVAGVRVKVWEWIYIGCTARYKFAKKISTITSHNPFDIIGWGLNDEDVFGVNYYISMRIPLQADKTKEDIRKVEENKLLY
- a CDS encoding AMP-binding protein encodes the protein MQMYPWLQHYPSSVPFQINPDRYESLVVFLEEALEKYKNLPMVENMGKVLTYAEINRLTQNFAAYLQNCTNLKPGDHIAIQLPNLLQYPIAMLGALRAGMVVVNVNPLYTAYELEQQIKNATTKGIIILSNFAHNLASIVQHTPVKTVIVTEVGDLLGKVKGFFTNFTVKHIKKLVPDYKLPQSLQVTSFNKALHLGSKVSFNRVTPSATQPAFLQYTGGTTGISKGVVLTHRHMIANMEQMFTFMRLKLDEGKEVMITALPLYHIFALTVNLLAPIHLGAKNILITNPRNIKNFIKELRKHRFTCLTGVNTLFNALLAHPTFSSIDFSSLKVSIAGGVALQDSVADRWEKLTGIPIIEGYGLTEASPCLTCNLPNGSQRKGTVGVPLPSTLIKIVDENNKEVEPGQPGHLLAKGPQIMESYWNNPEETEQAFHEGWLQTGDIATMTPDGYVKILDRKKEMINVSGFNVYPNEIENIALMCPKVLEAAAVGTWEEGGKEVVKLFVVKKDPSLTVEELINYCRLRLTNYKVPRYIEFRDMLPKSNVGKILRRVLQEEEKQKQLLE